One part of the Capra hircus breed San Clemente chromosome 4, ASM170441v1, whole genome shotgun sequence genome encodes these proteins:
- the ADCK2 gene encoding uncharacterized aarF domain-containing protein kinase 2 — protein MVTPWRFSLRVCLAHLRGFALRKELGLLRPSGGCRKARLCWLLLGTLPKLVSTCEDIGKGAPESVRRQTTSWSDLAENGPLERVPTEGRLGWLLLHVRIWLRAGALLVKFFPLLLLYPLTYLAPSVSSLWLHLLLKATETSGPTYIKLGQWASTRRDLFSEAFCAQFSRLHVQVSPHPWTHTEHFLRQAFGEDWERVLFFEKQEPVGSGCVAQVYKARANPAFLENDSIQRLATASRLQLSSETGAAGGLGELSGRLEKAGRPQESLADQSFVERLLFPKADLVGSNASLSQASGTAHEQEPDHLVPVAVKVLHPGLLAQVQMDLLLMKMGSRVLALLPGIKWLSLPEIVEEFEKLMVQQIDLRYEARNLELFQCNFLNVNSVKFPTPLRPFVTKDVLVETYEESVPVSSYQHAGIPLDVKRKIAQLGINMLLKMIFVDNFVHADLHPGNILVQGADGLAQSPEARLQRVDVCEALAVAVSPARCPLRLVLLDAGIVAELQAADLRNFRAVFMAVAMGQGQRVAELILHHARASECEDVEGFKAEMARLVTQARKNTITLEKLQVSSLLSNVFKLLMTHKVKLESNFASIVFAIMVLEGLGRSLDPKLDILEAAKPFLLKGLVTSR, from the exons ATGGTGACCCCCTGGCGCTTCTCTCTCAGGGTCTGCTTGGCGCACTTGAGAGGTTTTGCGCTCAGAAAGGAACTCGGCCTTCTGAGACCCTCTGGGGGCTGTCGCAAGGCTAGACTCTGTTGGCTTCTGCTTGGCACTTTGCCCAAACTCGTCTCCACCTGTGAGGACATTGGCAAGGGGGCTCCGGAGAGCGTACGTCGACAGACCACCAGTTGGAGTGACCTGGCTGAAAATGGGCCGCTGGAAAGAGTCCCTACGGAGGGGCGGCTGGGCTGGCTCCTCCTGCACGTGCGCATCTGGCTCAGAGCAGGGGCTCTCTTGGTGAaattcttccccctcctcctgctctaCCCCCTCACCTATCTGGCTCCCAGTGTCTCCAGTCTCTGGCTCCACCTGCTTCTGAAAGCCACCGAGACCTCGGGCCCCACCTACATCAAGCTGGGCCAATGGGCCAGCACTCGGCGGGATCTCTTCTCAGAGGCGTTCTGCGCCCAGTTCTCCAGGCTGCACGTCCAGGTGTCGCCCCATCCTTGGACTCACACCGAACACTTCCTGCGCCAGGCCTTTGGGGAGGATTGGGAGAGGGTCCTCTTCTTTGAGAAGCAGGAGCCAGTGGGTTCCGGCTGCGTGGCCCAAGTGTACAAAGCGCGAGCCAATCCTGCCTTCCTGGAGAACGACAGCATCCAGAGACTGGCTACGGCCTCCAGACTGCAGCTCTCCTCGGAAACTGGGGCAGCTGGGGGGCTGGGCGAGCTCTCTGGACGCCTGGAGAAGGCGGGGAGGCCTCAAGAGAGTCTTGCCGACCAGTCGTTTGTAGAAAGGCTGCTCTTCCCTAAAGCGGACCTGGTTGGATCCAATGCATCCTTGTCTCAGGCTTCAGGGACCGCCCATGAACAGGAGCCAGATCACCTCGTCCCCGTGGCCGTGAAA GTGTTGCACCCTGGCCTGCTCGCTCAGGTGCAGATGGACCTGCTGCTGATGAAGATGGGCAGCCGGGTCCTCGCACTTTTGCCAGGAATCAAGTGGCTCAGCTTGCCTGAGATCGTGGAGGAATTTGAGAAGCTCATGGTGCAACAG ATCGACCTACGGTACGAGGCTCGGAATCTCGAACTCTTCCAGTGCAACTTCCTGAATGTGAACTCCGTCAAATTCCCCACGCCTCTGCGTCCCTTCGTCACCAAGGATGTCCTGGTGGAGACATACGAA GAGAGTGTGCCCGTGTCCAGCTACCAGCACGCAGGGATTCCCTTGGACGTGAAGAGGAAGATTGCGCAGCTGGGGATCAACATGCTCCTGAAGATG ATATTTGTGGACAACTTCGTCCACGCGGACCTTCACCCCGGGAACATCCTCGTCCAGGGCGCCGACGGTCTCGCCCAGAGCCCAGAGGCGCGGCTACAGCGGGTGGACGTCTGCGAGGCTCTGGCAGTGGCTGTGTCGCCGGCCCGCTGCCCGCTGCGCCTGGTGCTGCTGGACGCTGGCATCGTGGCCGAGCTGCAGGCCGCCGACCTGAGGAACTTCCGGGCTGTCTTCATGGCTGTGGCCATGGGCCAG GGCCAAAGGGTGGCTGAGCTCATCCTGCACCACGCCCGGGCCAGCGAGTGCGAGGACGTGGAGGGATTTAAGGCTGAGATGGCCCGGCTGGTGACCCAGGCCAGGAAGAACACCATTACCCTGGAAAAG CTTCAAGTTTCCAGCCTTCTCTCGAATGTCTTTAAGTTGCTGATGACTCACAAG GTAAAGCTTGAGAGCAACTTTGCCTCAATCGTGTTTGCCATCATGGTGCTGGAGGGGCTTGGCCGCTCACTGGACCCTAAACTGGACATCCTGGAGGCAGCGAAGCCCTTCCTTCTAAAAGGACTAGTGACCTCCCGCTGA